Proteins from one Planctomyces sp. SH-PL62 genomic window:
- a CDS encoding ABC transporter ATP-binding protein, with product MQAEAYLRAKNLLSTSRSPLIARILGACEALLVLLLLITAALFTSLLASRGEVMITREAADRLPAWTLSRQVGETTDAFQYADSGLFPLIAANLESPNPVQRAGARLLSGLTRVLPPLRNNLGALASLLASGLALILLLALVSQARRSVAATAVADLATNLRHQIHRQMYRLGQSSLPTEGIGPVVNIWTREVNDIRDALLADFHVRPGMIVLGVGLAALALSTSPILTLFLASLGLLVYLISRTINRDARDAYESALRDASIQLCLLHEDLGQLRTVRIYGVEDYDRRRFDEHLEHYRAADVRRMLTHGRLSTTAALLYGAALATALGLLGYNVLVKEQISIATMLILTASLSGLAVPILEWDRMRRAVRHADRSATEIFEFLARSPELHQEVGAEFLPPLRTAIVLEDVSLESRSGRVLLEHFSAEIPAGGRTALVGVDEDSKLALACLIPRLIDPQAGRVRIDGRDLREMTLESVRAQAAMVLQADLVFTDSILVNIGLGDPRNTLQRVIEAAKLAHAHYFIQDLPHGYDTVVGPLGHYLKPDEQLRLALARAYLHDPSILIVEELPSTIDDEVKLLLDDTLARLAVNRTLIVIPHRLSTIRSADHVLLLNNGRLEAMGTPSKLQAESKLFRHILYTEFNEYVTGDIEAI from the coding sequence ATGCAAGCCGAAGCGTACCTGCGTGCCAAGAACCTCCTGAGCACAAGCCGATCGCCCCTGATCGCCAGGATTCTTGGTGCGTGCGAAGCCCTCCTGGTCCTCCTGCTGCTGATCACAGCGGCCCTCTTCACGTCGCTCCTGGCTTCCCGAGGCGAGGTGATGATCACCCGCGAGGCGGCGGACCGCCTCCCCGCCTGGACCCTGAGTCGACAGGTGGGCGAGACGACCGACGCCTTCCAGTACGCCGACTCCGGCCTCTTCCCGCTGATCGCGGCGAACCTCGAAAGCCCGAACCCCGTGCAACGGGCGGGCGCCCGGCTGCTCTCCGGCCTGACCCGGGTCCTGCCCCCGCTCCGGAACAATCTGGGGGCCCTGGCCTCCCTGCTCGCCTCCGGGCTGGCCCTGATCCTGCTGCTGGCCCTGGTCTCCCAGGCCCGGCGCTCGGTGGCCGCCACGGCCGTGGCCGACCTCGCCACCAACCTGCGGCACCAGATCCACCGCCAGATGTATCGGCTCGGCCAGTCGTCCCTGCCGACCGAGGGGATCGGGCCGGTGGTCAACATCTGGACCCGCGAGGTCAACGACATCCGCGACGCCCTGCTCGCCGACTTCCACGTGCGCCCCGGCATGATCGTCCTGGGCGTCGGCCTGGCGGCCCTCGCGCTTTCCACCTCGCCGATCCTCACCCTCTTCCTCGCCTCGCTGGGCCTGCTCGTCTACCTGATCTCGCGGACCATCAACCGGGACGCCCGGGACGCGTACGAATCGGCGCTCCGCGACGCCTCGATCCAGCTCTGCCTGCTCCACGAAGACCTCGGCCAGCTGCGCACGGTGCGGATCTACGGCGTCGAGGACTACGACAGGCGACGGTTCGACGAACACCTGGAGCACTACCGCGCCGCCGACGTCCGACGGATGCTCACCCACGGCCGACTCTCGACGACCGCCGCCCTGCTCTACGGCGCGGCGCTCGCGACGGCCCTCGGCCTCCTGGGCTACAACGTCCTCGTCAAGGAACAGATCTCGATCGCCACGATGTTGATCCTGACCGCCTCGCTCTCGGGCCTGGCCGTGCCGATCCTCGAATGGGACCGGATGCGCCGCGCCGTCCGCCACGCCGACCGCTCGGCGACCGAGATCTTCGAGTTCCTGGCGCGGTCGCCCGAACTCCATCAGGAGGTCGGCGCCGAGTTCCTCCCCCCCCTCCGCACGGCGATCGTCCTGGAGGACGTCTCCCTGGAGAGCCGCTCCGGCCGCGTCCTGCTGGAGCACTTCTCGGCCGAGATCCCCGCCGGCGGACGCACCGCCCTCGTCGGCGTCGACGAGGACTCGAAGCTGGCCCTCGCCTGCCTCATCCCCCGCCTGATCGACCCCCAGGCCGGTCGGGTCCGGATCGACGGCCGCGACCTCCGCGAGATGACCCTGGAATCGGTCCGCGCCCAGGCCGCGATGGTCCTCCAGGCCGACCTCGTCTTCACCGACTCCATCCTGGTGAACATCGGCCTCGGCGACCCCCGCAACACGCTCCAGCGCGTGATCGAGGCCGCCAAGCTGGCCCACGCCCACTACTTCATCCAGGACCTGCCCCACGGCTACGACACGGTCGTCGGCCCGCTCGGCCATTACCTCAAGCCCGACGAGCAGCTCCGCCTCGCCCTGGCCCGCGCCTACCTCCACGATCCCTCGATCCTCATCGTCGAGGAGCTCCCGTCGACGATCGACGACGAGGTGAAGCTGCTGCTCGACGACACCCTCGCCCGGCTCGCCGTGAACCGGACGTTGATCGTGATCCCGCACCGGCTCTCGACGATCCGATCGGCCGACCACGTCCTCCTGCTGAACAACGGCCGGCTCGAAGCGATGGGCACCCCCTCGAAGCTCCAGGCCGAGAGCAAGCTCTTCCGCCACATCCTCTACACCGAGTTCAACGAGTACGTCACCGGCGACATCGAGGCGATCTAG
- a CDS encoding ABC transporter permease, translating into MKSITIALATAKETIRQPAFFVIAFFAGALLVGTVFVPYFTFGEDIKMYKDTGLTTISFFSMLLALLTSSSTVAEEIEGKTAITLLSKPINRRQFIVGKLMGILLGVVLLYLILGSLFAAGVWYKIPYDLRESAGTLESGMRTGQVLQVLPGLALGFFEVTILTSVSVALSTRLPMLVNLIVCIMIFFLGHLSPVLVTATQNGQQLIHFMAQLFAWVLPPLELFNAGPSIATGAVIPWVGYVLPALGCCVLYSGAALFFAFLLFEDRDLA; encoded by the coding sequence ATGAAATCCATCACCATCGCCCTTGCGACGGCCAAGGAAACGATCCGACAGCCCGCCTTCTTCGTCATCGCGTTCTTCGCCGGAGCGCTGCTGGTCGGCACGGTTTTCGTGCCGTACTTCACGTTCGGCGAAGACATCAAGATGTACAAGGACACCGGACTGACCACGATCTCCTTCTTCTCGATGCTGCTGGCGCTCTTGACGTCCAGCTCGACCGTCGCGGAGGAGATCGAGGGCAAGACGGCGATCACCCTGCTCTCCAAGCCGATCAACCGCCGCCAGTTCATCGTCGGCAAGCTGATGGGGATCCTGCTGGGGGTCGTGCTCCTCTACCTGATCCTGGGCAGCCTGTTCGCGGCCGGCGTCTGGTACAAGATCCCGTACGACCTGCGCGAGTCGGCCGGGACGCTGGAGAGCGGCATGCGGACGGGCCAGGTCTTGCAGGTCCTCCCCGGCCTGGCGCTGGGCTTCTTCGAGGTCACCATCCTGACGTCCGTCAGCGTGGCGCTGTCGACCCGGCTGCCGATGCTGGTCAACCTCATCGTCTGCATCATGATCTTCTTCCTGGGGCACCTCAGCCCGGTCCTGGTGACGGCGACCCAGAACGGCCAGCAGTTGATCCACTTCATGGCCCAGCTCTTCGCCTGGGTGCTGCCCCCGCTGGAGCTGTTCAACGCCGGGCCGTCGATCGCCACCGGGGCCGTGATCCCCTGGGTCGGCTACGTTCTCCCGGCGCTGGGCTGCTGCGTGTTGTACAGTGGAGCAGCGCTCTTCTTCGCCTTCCTCCTCTTCGAGGATCGTGACCTGGCCTGA
- a CDS encoding acylphosphatase, producing MALERRRIVFSGRVQGVGFRATTSWLARGFEVAGYVRNLPDGRVEVVAEGDGPEIDRFLDSIRSDLGGFIRDVASSPLPTETPPLEEFGVRY from the coding sequence ATGGCTCTTGAACGACGACGCATCGTGTTCTCGGGACGCGTCCAGGGGGTCGGCTTCCGGGCGACCACGAGCTGGCTGGCCAGGGGCTTCGAGGTCGCGGGCTACGTCCGCAACCTCCCCGACGGCCGGGTCGAGGTCGTCGCCGAGGGGGACGGGCCCGAGATCGACCGCTTCCTCGACTCCATCCGATCCGACCTGGGGGGGTTCATCCGCGACGTCGCGTCCTCCCCCCTGCCGACTGAAACACCCCCGCTGGAAGAATTCGGCGTCCGCTACTGA